One segment of Ascidiaceihabitans donghaensis DNA contains the following:
- a CDS encoding alpha-hydroxy acid oxidase: MPVITNIADLKRLHASRVPRMFYDYAESGSWTEQTFRENTSDFDQIRLRQRVAVDMTGRSTATQMIGQDVAMPVALAPVGLTGMQHADGEIKAARAAEAFGVPYTLSTMSINSIEDVAEATTKPFWFQLYTMKDTDYVSRLIQRAKDAKCSALVITLDLQILGQRHKDLKNGLSAPPKLTVKTLANLATKWSWGIEMLRAQRREFGNIVGHVDGISDASSLGAWTAEQFDPSLDWDKIAKLKEEWGGKVILKGILDAEDAKMALKVGADAIIVSNHGGRQLDGALSSIRALPSILEAVGDQVEVHLDSGIRSGQDVLKAVAMGAKGTYIGRAYIYGLGAMGQPGVTEALNVIHKELDTTMALCGEVNVADLGRQNLLVPQDFEGRWQD, from the coding sequence ATGCCTGTCATCACCAACATCGCCGACTTGAAACGCCTGCACGCGTCACGTGTGCCACGCATGTTTTATGATTACGCTGAATCAGGCAGCTGGACCGAACAGACCTTTCGCGAAAATACATCCGACTTCGACCAAATCCGCCTACGTCAGCGCGTCGCCGTGGATATGACGGGTCGGTCCACCGCCACACAAATGATAGGTCAGGACGTGGCCATGCCAGTCGCCTTGGCCCCCGTTGGCCTTACAGGCATGCAACACGCAGATGGCGAAATCAAAGCAGCCCGCGCCGCTGAGGCGTTTGGCGTGCCGTATACCCTGTCCACAATGTCCATAAACTCGATCGAGGATGTGGCCGAAGCTACAACAAAGCCTTTCTGGTTCCAACTTTACACCATGAAAGACACCGATTACGTCAGCCGTCTGATCCAGCGGGCCAAAGACGCAAAATGTTCGGCTTTGGTCATCACACTGGACCTGCAAATTCTGGGGCAACGTCACAAAGACCTGAAAAACGGCCTGTCTGCTCCGCCCAAGCTAACTGTGAAAACCTTGGCAAATCTGGCGACCAAATGGTCATGGGGCATTGAAATGCTACGTGCCCAGCGGCGCGAATTTGGCAATATCGTAGGCCACGTCGACGGCATCAGCGACGCCTCAAGCCTTGGCGCATGGACTGCCGAACAATTCGATCCAAGCCTGGATTGGGACAAGATCGCCAAGTTAAAAGAAGAATGGGGCGGCAAGGTCATTCTGAAAGGTATTCTGGACGCCGAAGACGCCAAAATGGCCCTTAAAGTCGGCGCTGACGCCATCATCGTGTCCAACCACGGCGGGCGTCAACTGGATGGTGCCTTGTCTTCCATTCGCGCATTGCCGTCCATTCTGGAAGCTGTTGGTGATCAGGTCGAAGTGCATCTGGACAGCGGTATTCGCAGCGGGCAGGACGTGTTGAAAGCCGTCGCTATGGGGGCCAAGGGCACCTATATCGGACGCGCCTACATCTACGGGTTGGGCGCAATGGGCCAGCCGGGCGTCACCGAAGCGCTGAATGTTATCCACAAGGAACTCGACACCACCATGGCGCTGTGTGGCGAAGTGAATGTTGCCGATTTGGGACGCCAAAACCTACTTGTGCCGCAAGATTTCGAAGGACGCTGGCAAGACTGA
- a CDS encoding MFS transporter: MSILQDISRTRAPLASFLVIGLAWASFSAQAPVLKSEIEASDSVYGLVMLLASVGALLAMWLAPLAHKWAGAYSLMVGSFLVGTGFIFVGMSSQIVFFGLALGVMAAGAGIVDVLANAEIAEVEADTGVALMNLNHGLFSFSYAGAALATGWMREAGWATLSIFIVFGMGIVCLCLLMRIPKRHRLETGIDALPARVPLGFVLTAGAVVLVAFLAEASSEGWSALHIERTLQGGAAQGAMGPAILGLTMGIGRLGWHFINYTGRDIHAMIIALLISAFGMFLAGIAPNLAVAYLGFGLGGLGVSVVAPLALGLLGRSVRGDVRLTAISRASAIGYGAFFLGPPLMGFVAEGFGLRTAFVVVAVLLALVGVVLVPLYGRLAQEVSKAPIGA, encoded by the coding sequence ATGAGTATTCTCCAGGACATATCGCGCACTCGCGCCCCTTTGGCCAGCTTTTTGGTGATTGGCCTGGCATGGGCGTCGTTTTCTGCGCAAGCCCCTGTTTTAAAGTCTGAAATCGAAGCATCAGATAGTGTTTATGGACTGGTGATGTTGTTGGCATCTGTCGGTGCTTTGCTGGCCATGTGGTTGGCACCATTGGCCCATAAGTGGGCGGGGGCTTACAGTTTGATGGTGGGCAGCTTTTTGGTTGGAACGGGGTTCATCTTTGTCGGCATGTCGTCACAGATCGTTTTTTTCGGTCTCGCGTTGGGGGTGATGGCCGCAGGGGCGGGAATCGTTGATGTTCTGGCCAACGCTGAAATCGCCGAAGTCGAAGCCGACACCGGGGTGGCTTTGATGAACCTGAACCATGGGCTTTTTTCCTTTTCCTACGCAGGGGCGGCCCTTGCCACCGGTTGGATGCGCGAGGCGGGATGGGCCACGTTGTCGATCTTCATCGTTTTTGGCATGGGCATTGTTTGTCTGTGCCTTTTGATGCGTATTCCCAAAAGGCACCGGCTTGAGACGGGTATAGATGCGCTGCCTGCGCGTGTCCCGTTGGGGTTTGTCTTGACGGCCGGCGCTGTCGTGCTGGTTGCCTTTCTGGCAGAAGCGTCCAGCGAAGGATGGTCCGCGCTGCATATTGAACGCACGCTGCAAGGTGGGGCGGCGCAAGGGGCTATGGGGCCTGCAATATTGGGGCTGACCATGGGGATCGGTCGCTTGGGATGGCACTTTATCAACTATACAGGTCGGGACATTCACGCGATGATCATAGCGCTTTTGATATCTGCGTTCGGGATGTTTTTGGCAGGGATCGCGCCCAATCTGGCAGTGGCCTATCTGGGCTTTGGTCTTGGGGGGTTGGGGGTGTCCGTGGTGGCGCCTTTGGCACTTGGCCTGCTGGGGCGTAGTGTGCGTGGTGACGTGCGTTTGACTGCCATAAGCCGCGCCTCTGCTATCGGGTATGGCGCGTTCTTTCTTGGGCCGCCGCTGATGGGATTTGTCGCGGAAGGGTTTGGATTGCGGACAGCGTTTGTTGTGGTTGCGGTGCTTTTGGCACTGGTGGGGGTGGTCTTGGTGCCATTGTACGGCCGGTTGGCACAAGAGGTTTCGAAAGCACCTATTGGGGCGTGA
- a CDS encoding 50S ribosomal protein L25/general stress protein Ctc, which produces MAGEIPDLEALERTGTGKGAARQARRDGMVPGIVFGGDVDPLPINIPFNKLFKMLKAGRFKSTLFNMKVEGHDDVRVICRDVQRHVVKDLPTHVDFMRLKRTTKINLFINVEASGEDVSPGIKKGGVLTLVRSEVELVVTAADIPEFITVDVSELDIGDNATISNVKLPAGCKPTIDRDFVIAQVSAPSGLRSSESEDDAAEEAGEEAAAEE; this is translated from the coding sequence ATGGCTGGAGAGATTCCTGATCTCGAAGCTTTGGAACGGACGGGGACAGGCAAGGGCGCCGCTCGTCAGGCACGCCGCGATGGCATGGTTCCGGGCATTGTTTTTGGTGGTGACGTAGATCCTTTGCCGATCAACATCCCCTTCAACAAGCTGTTCAAAATGTTGAAAGCGGGCCGCTTTAAGTCGACCTTGTTCAACATGAAGGTAGAGGGCCACGACGACGTGCGTGTGATCTGCCGCGACGTGCAGCGCCACGTTGTTAAAGACTTGCCAACGCACGTTGATTTCATGCGCTTGAAGCGCACCACAAAAATCAACCTGTTCATCAACGTTGAAGCATCCGGCGAAGATGTATCGCCCGGCATCAAGAAGGGCGGCGTACTGACGCTGGTCCGTTCCGAAGTCGAACTGGTTGTAACAGCTGCTGACATCCCTGAATTCATCACAGTTGACGTGTCCGAACTGGACATCGGCGACAACGCGACAATTTCGAACGTGAAGCTGCCTGCAGGCTGCAAACCAACGATTGACCGTGACTTTGTGATCGCTCAGGTATCTGCGCCATCCGGTCTGCGTTCTTCCGAAAGCGAAGATGACGCCGCGGAAGAAGCTGGTGAAGAAGCCGCAGCAGAAGAATAA
- the pth gene encoding aminoacyl-tRNA hydrolase, with protein MKLIVGLGNPGAKYAGHRHNIGFMALDMIAADHGFGPWKGKHNGAVSEGRFGSDRAALLKPETFMNNSGQSVQAAMRFYKLTPEDVIVLHDEIDLAPGKVKYKMGGGHAGHNGLRSIHQHIGPDYGRVRLGVGHPGHKDRVPGYVLHDFSRADQDWLDDVLRGCADGAPHLAAGDSAKFMNAVGMRVSPQRPSSGTKAPNKTSAKTAAKPAGEAPKPVPEATPDTRNAMQKLMDKFK; from the coding sequence ATGAAACTGATCGTGGGTTTGGGCAATCCAGGGGCCAAATATGCGGGACACCGCCATAATATCGGCTTCATGGCCTTGGATATGATCGCTGCCGATCACGGCTTTGGCCCGTGGAAAGGCAAACACAACGGGGCCGTGTCCGAAGGCCGCTTCGGGTCGGACCGTGCCGCTTTGCTAAAGCCCGAAACCTTCATGAACAATTCCGGTCAATCCGTGCAGGCCGCCATGCGGTTTTACAAGCTGACTCCAGAAGATGTCATTGTTTTGCATGATGAAATTGATCTGGCCCCCGGTAAAGTCAAATACAAGATGGGCGGCGGGCACGCAGGCCACAACGGATTGCGATCCATCCACCAACACATCGGCCCCGACTACGGGCGCGTGCGCTTGGGCGTGGGCCATCCCGGCCACAAAGACCGCGTGCCGGGGTATGTGTTGCATGATTTTTCACGCGCTGATCAGGATTGGTTGGACGATGTGCTGCGGGGCTGTGCCGATGGTGCGCCGCATCTGGCCGCAGGTGACAGCGCGAAGTTCATGAATGCTGTCGGGATGCGTGTGTCGCCACAACGGCCAAGCTCCGGCACCAAAGCCCCCAACAAAACTTCGGCCAAAACCGCGGCTAAACCTGCGGGCGAAGCTCCAAAACCCGTCCCCGAGGCCACCCCCGACACGCGAAACGCGATGCAAAAGCTGATGGACAAGTTCAAATGA
- a CDS encoding serine hydrolase domain-containing protein, with protein MISMLVVLATLIGTIGIGLIWKGAELKRLMAVNTLFREDRIVQNFSNMRGAFLNRDLDIGTGVVSPLPESTPLEMPAVFAPWAAVRHVTSTLVLKNGAIVHQSYHHGTTESDLRISWSMAKSYLSVLFGVLVDEGAIPSLDTKVVDLVPVLKGGAYERARIIDVLRMSSGITFNEDYLDKASDINRMGRVLALGKRMDDFAAGLTDTFAEPGDVMQYTSIDTHVLGMVARAATGRDIVDLMSEKVIARLGLETTPYYLTDGAGTAFVLGGLNMTTRDYARFGQMILQHGTWHGQRIVSADWVRASVIPSANTGLGEFKYGYQWWIPEDAIAGKEVMARGIYGQYIYISYEQSVVVVITSADRGFRDDGVIESAVDTCRAIAKATGDANGT; from the coding sequence ATGATATCCATGCTGGTCGTCTTGGCTACCTTGATTGGCACCATAGGCATTGGCCTGATCTGGAAGGGCGCAGAGCTAAAGCGGCTCATGGCGGTGAACACCCTGTTTCGCGAAGACCGCATCGTGCAGAATTTCTCCAATATGCGCGGTGCCTTCCTGAACCGTGATCTTGATATTGGCACTGGTGTGGTGTCCCCCCTGCCCGAGAGCACGCCCCTTGAAATGCCAGCCGTTTTTGCGCCTTGGGCCGCCGTGCGCCACGTCACATCGACGCTGGTGTTAAAGAACGGTGCGATCGTACATCAAAGCTATCACCACGGCACCACCGAAAGCGATCTGCGCATCAGCTGGTCGATGGCGAAAAGTTATCTGTCTGTTTTATTTGGTGTTTTGGTGGATGAGGGCGCGATCCCGTCATTGGACACAAAGGTCGTAGACCTTGTGCCAGTCCTGAAAGGCGGGGCCTATGAACGGGCGCGGATCATCGACGTTTTGCGCATGTCGTCGGGGATCACCTTCAATGAGGACTATTTGGACAAGGCCTCGGACATCAACCGAATGGGGCGCGTGTTGGCCTTGGGCAAGCGCATGGATGATTTCGCAGCGGGCCTTACAGATACATTCGCCGAACCCGGTGATGTGATGCAATACACGTCCATCGACACGCATGTTCTGGGCATGGTGGCGCGGGCCGCCACCGGACGCGACATCGTGGATCTTATGAGCGAAAAAGTCATCGCCAGACTGGGTCTGGAAACCACGCCCTATTACCTGACCGATGGCGCAGGCACCGCCTTTGTCTTGGGTGGCTTGAACATGACCACACGCGACTACGCGCGGTTTGGGCAAATGATCTTGCAACACGGCACATGGCACGGGCAACGCATCGTGTCCGCCGACTGGGTGCGTGCATCCGTTATCCCGTCCGCCAACACGGGCCTCGGCGAATTCAAATACGGCTATCAATGGTGGATACCCGAGGACGCGATTGCCGGAAAAGAGGTGATGGCCCGTGGCATTTACGGGCAATACATCTACATCAGCTATGAACAAAGCGTGGTTGTGGTGATCACCTCGGCCGATCGGGGGTTTCGCGATGATGGCGTCATAGAAAGCGCCGTCGACACCTGCCGCGCCATCGCAAAAGCAACAGGAGATGCGAATGGAACCTGA
- a CDS encoding DUF2237 family protein encodes MEPEDSINVLGTALDLCGTDPVTGFFRDGYCNTCAADQGSHTVAAVMTAEFLAFSKYVGNDLSTPRPEYGFVGLKPGDAWCLCAGRFLQAHDEGCAPQVKLEATHKRALEIVPLEVLRGYGVT; translated from the coding sequence ATGGAACCTGAAGACAGCATAAACGTGCTTGGCACTGCTTTGGATCTGTGCGGCACCGACCCCGTGACAGGGTTCTTTCGCGACGGTTATTGCAACACATGCGCCGCAGATCAGGGCAGCCACACGGTGGCGGCCGTGATGACGGCAGAGTTTTTAGCGTTTTCCAAATACGTGGGCAATGACCTCAGCACCCCACGGCCAGAGTATGGGTTTGTCGGGTTGAAACCAGGGGATGCGTGGTGCCTGTGCGCGGGGCGGTTCTTGCAAGCCCATGACGAGGGCTGTGCGCCGCAGGTGAAGCTGGAGGCGACACACAAGCGGGCGTTAGAGATTGTGCCGTTGGAGGTGTTGCGGGGGTATGGGGTGACTTAG
- a CDS encoding slipin family protein gives MQLIDLVTDMVLGRTRLTATETERVIVLRDGKLADILTAGRHAVKRRGLSTQWHDLEHPEFVSDYALALMRNRPDLVATHFTEVATGRDEVAIVYRDGRAFAVVTPDQRRLFWTEAGPWTSTLLNVAEDTRLEMSLAQRLMRSGLSAALTRVEVPAGKVAVLTVDGADPKLLDAGTYTFWNLGRKHDAKLVDMRWQSREVVGQDILTRDRVTLRVNVTATYRITDALVAVGAVKDFGETLHLALQLAFRKTLGAVTLDQLLADKVSVNAEAAELVRAEMAGLGVEVGEIALKDVILPGEMREILNQVVAAQKEAEANVIRRREETNATRSLLNTAKVMAENPVMLRLKELEALEVIAGKVERLTVHNGTEGLMSDVVRLRD, from the coding sequence ATGCAATTGATAGATCTTGTGACCGATATGGTCCTGGGGCGTACCCGCCTCACAGCAACCGAAACAGAGCGCGTGATCGTGCTGCGGGATGGTAAACTTGCTGACATTCTGACGGCTGGCCGTCACGCTGTGAAACGGCGTGGGTTGAGCACGCAGTGGCATGATCTGGAGCATCCTGAATTTGTGTCTGACTACGCGTTGGCGTTGATGCGCAACCGGCCTGATCTGGTCGCAACCCACTTCACCGAAGTGGCGACCGGGCGCGATGAGGTGGCGATTGTCTACCGTGATGGGCGGGCGTTTGCGGTGGTCACACCTGACCAACGGCGCTTGTTCTGGACCGAGGCTGGTCCTTGGACGTCGACGCTTTTGAACGTTGCTGAGGACACGCGACTTGAGATGTCCTTGGCGCAACGTTTGATGCGGTCTGGGCTGAGCGCAGCGCTGACGCGGGTGGAGGTGCCTGCGGGGAAAGTTGCGGTTTTAACAGTGGACGGGGCCGACCCCAAACTGCTTGATGCTGGGACGTACACCTTCTGGAACCTCGGGCGTAAACATGACGCCAAATTGGTCGATATGCGTTGGCAATCGCGTGAGGTCGTGGGGCAGGACATCCTGACCCGTGACCGCGTGACCCTGCGTGTGAACGTCACAGCAACCTACCGCATCACCGATGCGCTGGTCGCTGTGGGGGCGGTCAAGGACTTTGGCGAAACGCTGCATTTGGCGTTGCAACTGGCCTTCCGCAAGACGCTGGGGGCGGTGACGCTGGATCAGCTTTTGGCGGACAAAGTGTCTGTGAATGCTGAGGCGGCTGAACTGGTCCGTGCCGAAATGGCGGGTCTGGGTGTCGAAGTGGGCGAGATCGCGTTGAAAGACGTGATTCTGCCCGGCGAGATGCGCGAGATCCTGAACCAGGTCGTTGCCGCGCAAAAAGAGGCCGAAGCCAACGTGATCCGGCGTCGCGAAGAAACCAACGCGACGCGGTCATTGCTGAACACAGCCAAAGTGATGGCGGAAAACCCCGTCATGCTGCGGCTGAAAGAGCTGGAAGCGTTGGAGGTCATCGCCGGCAAAGTCGAGCGTTTGACCGTGCACAACGGGACCGAAGGGCTGATGTCCGACGTGGTCCGATTGCGCGATTAA
- the trpB gene encoding tryptophan synthase subunit beta: protein MANDLFNSFMTGPDENGRFGDFGGRFVSETLMPLILSLEEEYEKAKTDESFWAEMNDLWTNYVGRPSPLYFAERLTDHLGGAKIYMKRDELNHTGAHKINNVLGQIILARRMGKTRIIAETGAGQHGVATATVCAKFGLKCVVYMGAHDVERQAPNVFRMRLLGAEVVPVTSGRGTLKDAMNDALRDWVTNVDDTFYCIGTVAGPHPYPAMVRDFQSIIGKEVRDQMVAAEGRFPDTLIAAIGGGSNAMGLFFPFLDEKDVGIIGVEAGGKGVNEKMEHCASLTGGRPGVLHGNRTYLLQDDDGQILEGFSISAGLDYPGIGPEHAWLHDIGRAQYVSITDVEALEAFQLCCTLEGIIPALEPSHALAHVMKIAGDLPADHIICMNMCGRGDKDIFTVARALDFDMGEFV, encoded by the coding sequence ATGGCAAATGACCTTTTCAATTCTTTCATGACCGGCCCGGACGAAAACGGGCGCTTTGGTGATTTTGGCGGACGTTTTGTATCCGAGACACTGATGCCTTTGATCCTGAGCCTTGAAGAAGAATACGAAAAGGCCAAGACCGACGAAAGTTTCTGGGCCGAGATGAACGATCTTTGGACCAACTACGTGGGTCGTCCGTCGCCGTTGTATTTCGCCGAGCGTTTGACCGATCACCTCGGTGGCGCAAAAATCTACATGAAACGCGACGAGCTGAACCACACTGGTGCTCATAAAATCAACAACGTATTAGGTCAGATCATTCTGGCACGCCGTATGGGAAAAACGCGTATCATTGCGGAAACCGGGGCAGGGCAACACGGTGTCGCCACGGCGACGGTTTGCGCAAAATTCGGGCTGAAATGTGTGGTTTACATGGGCGCACATGATGTTGAACGCCAAGCGCCCAACGTCTTCCGTATGCGCCTTTTGGGTGCTGAAGTGGTGCCTGTCACCTCAGGTCGTGGCACGCTGAAGGACGCCATGAACGACGCGTTGCGTGACTGGGTCACAAACGTCGACGACACCTTCTACTGTATCGGCACCGTTGCTGGCCCGCACCCATATCCGGCGATGGTGCGCGATTTCCAAAGCATCATCGGCAAGGAAGTTCGCGACCAGATGGTTGCCGCAGAAGGCCGTTTTCCCGACACGTTGATCGCGGCGATCGGTGGCGGGTCCAACGCGATGGGCCTGTTTTTCCCGTTTCTGGATGAGAAAGACGTCGGCATCATCGGTGTTGAGGCTGGCGGCAAAGGCGTCAACGAAAAGATGGAACACTGCGCGTCTTTGACAGGGGGACGTCCCGGCGTTCTGCATGGTAACCGCACGTATTTGTTGCAAGACGACGATGGTCAGATCCTCGAAGGCTTCTCAATCTCCGCGGGCCTTGATTATCCGGGTATCGGCCCTGAACACGCTTGGCTGCACGACATTGGGCGCGCGCAATATGTGTCGATCACAGACGTCGAGGCACTTGAGGCGTTTCAGCTGTGCTGCACCCTCGAAGGGATCATTCCAGCGTTGGAACCCAGCCACGCCTTGGCCCATGTGATGAAGATTGCAGGCGATTTACCCGCCGATCACATCATCTGCATGAACATGTGCGGACGCGGTGACAAAGACATCTTTACCGTGGCGCGCGCACTTGATTTCGACATGGGTGAGTTCGTTTGA
- a CDS encoding phosphoribosylanthranilate isomerase: MSNQIAVKICGVTRPADVDAVAAAGARYLGFNFFPKSPRFVSFEMARDLSVDTPVGVAKVGLVVNADDAMLQDLTDKVPLDFLQLHGSETPERVAEIRARFGLPIIKVVGVANAADVNRIDSYEAVADQILVDAKAPKDAILPGGNGLAFDWGLLAARKYWRKPWMLAGGLTPDNVRQAVLRTGARQVDVASGVESAPGVKDADAIHDFVKQAQIP, from the coding sequence ATGTCTAATCAAATTGCGGTAAAAATCTGCGGCGTGACGCGGCCTGCCGACGTGGACGCCGTGGCCGCGGCTGGCGCACGGTACCTTGGCTTCAATTTCTTTCCGAAATCACCGCGCTTTGTGTCTTTTGAGATGGCACGCGATTTATCCGTCGATACCCCGGTCGGAGTGGCGAAAGTGGGGCTTGTCGTCAACGCGGATGACGCGATGTTGCAAGATTTGACAGATAAGGTTCCGCTGGATTTTTTGCAGCTTCACGGGTCTGAAACCCCTGAACGCGTTGCGGAAATTCGGGCGCGGTTTGGTCTTCCCATTATAAAGGTGGTGGGTGTTGCCAATGCCGCCGACGTGAATCGCATTGACAGTTATGAAGCGGTCGCGGACCAGATTCTAGTTGACGCGAAAGCACCCAAGGATGCGATTTTGCCCGGTGGAAACGGTTTGGCATTTGACTGGGGGCTGCTGGCGGCACGCAAGTACTGGCGCAAGCCATGGATGCTGGCGGGCGGATTAACGCCCGACAATGTGCGGCAGGCAGTTTTGCGCACGGGTGCGCGGCAAGTTGATGTTGCTTCTGGCGTTGAAAGTGCTCCGGGTGTGAAGGATGCGGATGCCATCCATGATTTTGTGAAACAGGCGCAGATCCCATGA
- a CDS encoding LapA family protein, which yields MRYIRYACIALFALALIAVALANRAAVTLKVLPNEVAGLFAVNPSIEMPLFVVIFGGILVGLLVGFIWEWLREFTVRSEAAKSARQVRRLEREVDRLKGEKHEGKDDVLALLDKAG from the coding sequence ATGCGTTACATTCGCTACGCCTGCATTGCACTGTTTGCGCTTGCTCTGATCGCGGTGGCTTTGGCCAATCGCGCGGCGGTCACTTTGAAAGTGCTGCCAAATGAGGTCGCCGGCCTGTTTGCCGTCAACCCATCCATAGAAATGCCTTTGTTTGTTGTCATTTTTGGCGGTATTCTTGTGGGCCTTTTGGTGGGTTTTATCTGGGAATGGCTGCGCGAGTTTACTGTACGGTCTGAAGCTGCCAAGTCAGCGCGTCAGGTGCGCCGTCTTGAACGTGAAGTTGATCGCCTGAAGGGCGAAAAGCACGAAGGCAAAGACGACGTACTGGCTTTGCTTGATAAAGCTGGCTGA
- the ihfB gene encoding integration host factor subunit beta, with translation MIRSELIQKIADENPHLYQRDVERIVNTIFDEVTAAMARGDRVELRGFGAFSVKQRDARVGRNPRTGETVNVEEKHVPFFKTGKLLRDRLNGKA, from the coding sequence ATGATCCGGTCTGAATTGATCCAGAAAATCGCGGACGAAAACCCACATCTGTATCAGCGCGACGTGGAGCGTATTGTGAACACCATTTTTGACGAGGTGACCGCCGCCATGGCGCGTGGGGATCGTGTTGAATTGCGCGGCTTCGGTGCATTTTCCGTCAAACAGCGCGATGCCCGTGTGGGACGCAACCCACGCACCGGTGAAACAGTGAATGTTGAAGAAAAACATGTCCCGTTTTTCAAGACCGGTAAGCTGTTGCGGGACCGCCTGAACGGAAAAGCATGA